GAAGACCCAACAGCATGTAAACATCTTCTAAGGTGACGGTGCATTCACCAGTGGGGAGATGAAACGTGTGTGTTTCTGGTATCCATCTTTCTAACAGTGCAAGTATGAACCTCGTGTCAATtgttatgttttaaatgtttatcACATGTCCAAAACCTGCTTGTATTAAATATGGTATGATAATAGGATCGGGAGACAAAAAACCGTGTCGACGACATCGAAATCTTTCGGGAtcctaaacaaaaaaataataatatgtaaAATATACGAACGTGTAAAATATGCGATAACATAAAATATACGAATTAATATGTAAAACTCACAAATTCGGCAATGTTTGCTATTGTGCCTCTGTGTTTCTCGCCCATAGTGAGAAGAGCCATAATGGAAAGTTTGATCGAAATTATATGAGTGTGTAGTAGAGATTGTTAGAAgtgatgatgaaaaataaaatcatacAAGTGTATTTATAGGAGATAGTTTGCATGGACAATTTAATGAGGTGGGTGGAATTGCATGCATGCTTGGCACTTGTCACGAGCAAGCCATATGAGATGGCGCCTCCCTTCCACAAAATACACTAAGGCGCCATTCAAGATGGCTTAGTGCAGGCTATGCTATTTAGACTAGGCCGCAGCATGTGTAAGAATAGGTGGCAGAGTGTGTAAGAGTGCGTAAGAGTAGGCTGAGCTCGGAATCATGACCAAAAAGGTGAGAAGGCGCCATCTCATATGGCGACTTAGTATTTTTTTTGTACAAAGGCTCCATCTCATATGGCTTGCTCgtgattcttatttttttttcctGTACACCTATATATATCAGATGAAATGAATAGCTCTGTACTCAAACATAACTCTTAAACTCTCAAACACTAAAACAACAAGATGGCCTCTGCACCTCAATATATTATTAATGCACACATCAATGGTGAGACTTACCAATTTGATGCATCTGGTTTTTTATTTCGAAACACTGAAGTTACCCAATTTTGTTTAAGTTGAAAATCTAACTTCGTACATTTCAAAAATCTATTGGAGATCAATCTATCCCGAGGTACAGTTTTACAGATCTTCTATCAACATCCGGTCTTTTTTGGAGATCAAACAAAATTTTACCAGGTGGAGGTTAAGGATGATGAAGATTTACAAAACATGTTTTATAATCATGGATTTTCTGGATACGACTCCATTGAGTTATATGTTCTGCTCCAACAACCAAACGAGAGCCAGGTCGTTGATCCCATCGAAGTAGAACAAGCTGAGGTCGATGTAATTGATGAAGACGAAGAAGATCCAGAGTTAGCATTTGATGACATGGTGAACGATGAGTCTGAAGAAGATGTTGAAGGTGTAATACCTCCAATTTCAACATACACACCGCCGTCTCACATGTCGAACGTTGACATGGCCGGTGATGAACCCTCATCAGACATATTCCACAACGTCTGCATGCAGTCAGATGCaactttaaaagagaaagatagtTTTCGTTCGAAGGATGAGTGCATGCAAGCAATAAAAAAGTTCCACATGTTAAACTCTATGGATTTTAAAGTGGACCGAACAAATGCAGAACGGTACAAAATCAAATGTACCAATACTGAGTGTTTGTTCAAGCTCACTGCTTCATACAGGTTGAGAAGTGATTCATGGGTGATAGGCAAAATTTCTCAACCTCACACTTGCATCAACTCTTCTCGCTCGCAAGATCATCGTAAGTTAAGTTACGATCTGATATGTCAAGAAATCTTACCTCTCATCAACAATGATCCATCGTTGAAGGTGAGAACAATAATTTCTCACATCACTAAAGTATACAACTATACGCCCTCGTACAGGAAAGCATGGTTAGCAAAAACCAAGGCGATTGAACAAGTATACGGTAATTGGGAGGAATCATACAAAGAGTTACCCCGCTACTTAAATGCACTCTGCACTTATGCTCCTGGTACTGTTTATGAGATGGAAACATTGCCCGCGTATGCCCCAAATGGTACTCTTGTCAGCGGAAATGGAATATTTCGTCGTCTATTCTGGGCCTTCCAACCTTGCATCAGAGGGTTTGCATTCTGCAAACCTATTATTCAAATAGATGGAACTTGGTTGTACGGAAAATACAAAGGCACCCTACTGATGGCAGTCGCACAAGACGGAAACAGCAACGTCTTCCCAATTGCATTCGCTCTAGTCGATGGAGAGACCGGTGgaggttggagtttctttctcaaaAATCTCAGAACACACGTGGCTCCGCAAGCTGGTCTCTGTTTGATCTCTGATAGACATGCTTCTATTGTGAGTGCATACAATAACCCGGATAATGGTTGGCATGACCCCCTTTCTACGCATGTCTTCTGCATTAGACATATTGTACAAAATTTCACGCGAGAAATTAAAGATAGGGCTCTTCGAAAATTGGTTATGAACGCAGGGTATGCATTAACTCAACCATCTTTCAAACATTACCGTAGAGAGATCAGACtgtcaaatccagatgcaggtacTTGGATTGATAATATTCCAGTGGAGAAgtggactaggtcatacgacaaTGGACATCGATGGGGACACATGACAACAAATCTTGTTGAATCAATGAACGGTGTCTTCAAAGGCATACGACACCTCCCTGTAACCGCTTTGGTAAAATCAACATATTTTAGGATGGCTTCATTGTTTGCACAAAGAGGTGAAAGGTGGGACGCTGTGTTACGAGCTGGACAATTGTGGAGTGAATGTTGCACAAGATTTATCAAGGCAGAAGGTGCGAAGGCCAACACACATATGGTTACAAGGTTTGACCGACATAACCAAAATTTCATGGTCAGAGAGACAATCGACCACGGCGAAGGGCTACCAAGACAAGAGTATAGGGTTCTACTAGAAGAACGTTGGTGTGATTGCGGCAAGTTTCAGgcatttcgtatgccttgctcccatgtcattgcAACATGTGCCCATTCTCACTTAGATGCATTAGCACTCCTGTCTCCCATTTACAAGTTTGAGACCTTGCTCCACGTATACAACAATGGCTTTGCAGTGGTAGCAAAAgaggattattggcctgcgtACGAGGGAGAAATTGTTTGGCACAACGACCAAATGCGGAGAAATAAAAAGGGTCGTCCCAAAAGCAAGCGTATCACAACTGAAATGGACGAGCTCAATAAGCTAGAAAGAAAGTGTGGTTTATGTCGCCAAGTCggacacaataaaaaaaattgtcctAATCATGCAAGTGGTTCTTAGAATTGAATTTTGTATGCACACTTCTTTTAAGATCTAAACATGTCTTCTTTTCATTAAGAGCATTTGTTACAACACATATCATTGTTAGAAATTAAATGGCATAATGACTTAAAAACAACACATACAACGGATACAAAAAAACGCCAACAACACGACAAGTTATCTAAGATATAACAAGCACCAAAAAAATGTCATCAGAACCGTGCATCATCATCATTACGTCTCTGTCTCTTTCAACTTCCTCCAACCAAGTGCGAGACGTTCCAGTCGCAAGTGATATGGCAGTTCTTCTTCTCTGGATTCTTCTAATTTCTTCGCCTGTTGGGATGTCGTCATCTAACCAGCGTTTCAACTCTCTCTTTAGACGCTCCATGGAATGGAtgttccaaaatttcattttaatcggCGGTTTAACGACCGAGAAAAATACATACCCATCTCttgtgaaaatctcagaagccatGATGATAAAATTTGGGAGAAAATGAGAAGATTTAGTGAGAAAGTGTGAAGAATGGTGGAGAAATGGGGTATTATTTATAGAAGAGACAGATACAAGGAGgagccatatgagatggctcCTCCTCCTAAAAGATGAAGGGAGGCGCCATTTGACATGGCTTGTTGTACTTAGTGTGCCATGTCAAACGGCGCCGAGGTGTAAAAAAAAGGGGTCACGCCATTTGAGATGGTACCTTCGTGTCTACATATTCTGAAACctagttatttgcgtaattttttccgaaacgtggttatttgcgtaatttttttttaatacatggttatttaaaaaaaaattctaataagaGTTATAAAAGTTTTTATATACTCTAAAGAATAACAaaagtattaatataaatatgaattaatatatatttggGAGTtaccaaatattaattaatataattatgaattatattatataaatacgATTAATGAAGGATACTccacagtttttttttttgaaataatactCCACcattttaacaaaattaatttagtaataaagaaaattgatttggagTTAGTGTagaactagtgtcttacccgtgcgttcgcacgggtacccgtcgttttcgcgcattgtgattgagaaaaataaaagatattaataaAAGATTAAACTTTGGTTAAAAtcgaaaaagttataaaatagtaatattaaaaaataaatggatTATTTATAGAAAGGCCCATACAACCAATAAAATAAATTGTacgattaataaaaaatatcatacaatacATATACAATGagaaatttatggaaaaaaatagaTACAAATTAAGaattcatttttataaaaaaaaaacaatattattatttttaaaatttataaaaaggcTCGATTTCATAAACCAAATATACTCCTACAAGTTTTAACATTTTATTGTTTGCAAtgatttctaaaataaaatataagagtaaaataaaaaaatatatataaaaattaaatacattGAAACATTCTTCTTtaacattaattttcttataaatttatttatataagagTATATTTATTTAATCTTCAACCGATGTATTAATTGAATTTAATAATCTAAATTGTCGATAGACAGTTTAATGACTTTAATCTATGATATCATCTCAAAACTACTAATTAGtagttctttaaaaaaatatgtgcTCATTGTTTGGTTGAGATAGTCATCATTATGTCATTAACTATCCATGGATGAATGCCATTAAATATAAACTATGATATTAAATGTGTACATTTTTAGACCAATTTAATTAAGACAAATTTTTAGACCAAtttaattaagacaaataaggtGGCTAAAGTTATCCAATATTTTTCGTTGGGTTATGAAATTGTCCCCCTAAACAAAACCATATATTGCTTTACATTCAAACTAATATTAGTATATTGCTTTACATTTAAACTAATATTGATTGCTTCGTGCATAGAAAACTTAAACTGATAGTACACTGCATATCAAACCGTACAAAATTAACCGACTACAATATTAGCAGATTTGGTCTACTCATCTATTAATGTATAAATGAATACATGATTAAATAATCGCAACACTATAGAAACACTTAAATCATCAATCAGAACAATAATTTGAATAAAGAAAATTACATGTTTCAATTCAACCACACACctcttaaaaaaaacaaaaacagacaGTCACACACAAAGCAAAAATCACTCTTTATTTATAAGATACTCATAGTGAAGTGAAGTAGAGTAGTTTTCTGACAAGAAGACAATTCCACCGCAAACCATGGCCCTAATCCACAATGAATTTTCTTTCTTTAATTTATTCTACAGATAGTACTGGTTTTTTCTTTTCAAGCAGCCGGTGACTGTGTAATTGAAGCTATCATTCCTAATGCAACACAAGGTTGGTGAGTAGGTACCTATATCAAGCATCAACAACCAaacaaatcataaattaattaatgaaCTCTACTCACTCACTCAATCACAGAACAAAATCAAACATAGTTAGAACAAATCAGATCAACCTATCATAATAAAACACACTGTGATGTTATTGGTTATATTAAAAAACACCTCAAGTATCATATGATTAAACGTAAAGAAAAATCATGTTTGTAAAATCAAGTTGAAATAGAAGACACATGCAGGACTAACAGATTAGGAATTTAAATTCCTACAATTAACAGCCAATAGAAACTTGTACAGACTGAGAATGGATCACTAACCTGGAACATCTTCAAAAACTTGACGCTTGTACCCTTTGCACCAGTAAAACAAAACGCTACCAAAAAAAATTTATGTGAAGAACCTGCCAAGTAAAAGAAAATTAGTTTTCTACCCGTTGCTTTTTACTTGTGGGTAGGTGGAGGGTTAGGGAAAAAATGTAACCTTCATTTGCATTATCAGATAAGCAAAGATGCTGATAACCCACACCACAATTCAACATATTTCCAATGAAACTCTGATAAGAAACATAGTGAAACAAATTTCAACTGAGACATATGCAATCTAACTTATGAAAATGAAAAAATCACATGAACCTTCAGTTGTAATGTTATCAATGACCATTAGAATCATATACTACTATTTGATTAGGTTGGTAACAGTAATTTTTGTATACAATTATGAAGTTACGTAGATGCAGGTCAGGGATAGAAAGTCATTAAACTGagctttaaataaataatcaatataAAACTAATTTACCATACATACCTGTACTTAGAAACATTGAATAACTGCTTTGGAAACTACAATCCTTATTAGAAACAACTTTATATCATAGAAATTTAAACCCAAGCAAGCAGCAGCCATATTTCcatatttataaaattgttttcagATCAAGGCAAActgagatatctttttacctcaacAACAAATACCAAAGGTCATTTAAATAAGAATGCATGAAGAGATACTTACACCGGGAGTCTCGAGACCGACCTTCTTGCATTGTTAAAGTTTTAGCTTCAGATTGTTTGGGACAGATTGTTGTTAGTAATCTGGGGAATGCCTCTCAACAATCAACAAACACAACTAATCCAATCTGACCCGCATACACACATTAAACCAACTTAAGTCATTCATCACATTCAATGTCCAAATAGTGATGCGCATATTAACTTGATGCTAAATTGTAAACAATCATCAAATTTCTCACCTAAATTCAAATCCAAGCTATGTCACAGCTGCCATGTTTTGCAACTACATTCCCACCTGTCAATATTGATTAACTCAGTCGAGTCACCACAAACTTCGTATGTACTTCCGACCAATAATAAGCATGAAATGAACCTTCAAATTTTTCAGCGATCGAATATAATTACATCAACCATACAAAACAAATGTTTTAAACAATGGCATATAAAATCCAAAAGTCATAGAACTTAAGGCAAATGAGGCCCAAAGAATTTGCAACAACCTGTGATCATTCTGGCTGTCTCAATAACTGAACTTGGTAATCCTGCCTCTTCGGCTAAGAGAGGCCCATAATGGGGGATATGCTTCGGTCCTTCCTTAAGTTGAAactaattaaagaaaaatattagtttgaagatagtaatctgatGCAAGAGAAAAAGGATAGAGAATTAGAGATACCACCTTGAACTCCAAATGGTTGCTTTTTAATTCGACATGAAAGTGATGAATTTTCACGTTATGATAGATTGTTGCTAATTCCGATATATTCTCCATATGAGTGGCAAATATGGTATACCTGAAGGAAGATGATAAATATGGCTAAGAAGACCGGAAGGTTAATCATATAAATATGTTCCTTTGATGAGAAAACCTTTTGCAGTCACCAACTGTCTTGCAATAAACAATTCAATACCAAAGCACTGATGCAAACTTTAGCCCcaaattttcaagtgttttaatGTCTGCTTTGATAAGTAAAAGTAAAATAAACTAAACTCAAGCCAGAATTCTTACAGGTTAATTCCAAACTTTACCACAATCTAAACCTGCATAAAACACCTCAGTTTCTCCTCCCATTTATAAGCCTGCACAACAAAAATTAAACACATCAGATGTCGACTGTTTCAAGGATTGTGCTAATAGCATGTGAGCAACCAACTACAGCCAGAGTACctggattgaaaagaattaaagcTATTATTATCAAAACTTCTCGAAAAGGTGGAAAACCTAACGGCAAAGGGCAATTAACCCTTCGTATTAGTCGTCTATATCGTTGGAATCTAAGATTTATACAACATAGAAGCGAATTGTAAGTAAGTGCGCCTATGAACCGTTAGCTTAATTGGAGAAATCCAAATTGAAACGAACCGCCACCATGACATTCAAAGCATAAACGAAATCAAAATACTACAAAAAGGTtagtgccatgaatgaaacataCCGACAGTGCAGTTTACAGTTTACCTGATGTACGGTACGGAAACAAAGAACCCCAGTCACTGATAGTTCAAGCCTTTTAAGAATAGTTTGCAACTTCTATGAGGAACATTCCATCTATAGGAAGAGGTCAATATTAGAGACCAAACTATAGCATTTAATACATAAGGTAAACAATAATCAGTATGTTATAGAAAAAACATGAAAGGGTGACAAAAGGAAATGGCAGTGATATAGAGTGAATGGAAGAAAAAGGGGCAGCAACATTAATTCGTTGTTATAGAAATATTTGTGCATCAGTTTAAATCATGAATTTGATTGGTGAAaaacaaactaattaaaaaaaacacatgtGATCTAATAAATCCGAACACATTTATACTATAAGCAAGATATTAATAAATACATACACCCTACACCAATTTCTATCTTATTTGTCAACAAATACAAGTTTTGACAAATACTACAActtgaatttaaaatataaattttacaaaatatatGACATGAGTCTGTTTGTATGTAAGAAACTATACTGATAAAGAGGTTGAGTTTTATGAAGTCTATAAGGAAATTCATTCAGCAAGAATGAAAGAGTAATGCTCATAACTACAAAATTACCTTTTTCATCCTAAATGATATCACAGTGAGCACATTGAATCATGTCAAATGATAATGATGGATACGGAAGCTGTCTTACAACGAAGTTGCCAATCATGGCAGGAAGGCCTCTCTCAAGAGACAATTGAACTTGCTGCCAGTTGTCTCATATCCTGCAACACAAACCGCCATTATGTTAAGTTACAACAATTAAGCTCCAAAGCTACCAAATACACAATTAATGTCCAGTGTTGTTCGAACCTGTTATATTATGAGCTAAATATATCAGTCACGTATTGAATCGGAGACCACAGGACCGACAATGTTCATAGTCTTAAGGAAAATATTAAGAATTTCGTTGGGACAGAAGGTGATATTCTTAGCATTTCCCTTGCTGCATGAAGCCTTATGATTCCTAATATTGTCCTTGCATGCATCTCCCATGTTTGAATTGGACATTTTATCTGGTACTTCGATAAAAACTGATGGAGAAACATTATCTCCCTTATCAATGCAAGCCAGTGGTTGCGTCCTGTAGAACTTGTGAGCTCTGGAAACTCCAGCACAACTCCCTCTGATCTGGAAGTCAAACAACAATATACAACATATATTGTGCAAATCTCATCATTACATAATAACTTAGTGTACATATATTTAATATAACAATAAAAAGAGATATGGATATAACATAAACTGCTATGCTATAATAATAGTGTAGTGTACTTACAAATCAGATGATTCAGTCACTATACCCTTGTCAGATGAAGTTTAAGTCAGAAATTTGCCATTCAttcataattaagataaaatagatgACATTTTGGTTCTAAAATTACTTACATTTTTATCAATAAATATCAGCTCCAAGTAATCAATTGCGGTTGCGACGCACCAATATGGCCAACAGCAACAGGGTTCATCAGCATTGAATTTGACCACTGCGACGCACCAATATGGCCAATAGCAACAGGGTTCATCAGCATTGAATTTGACCACTGCGACATTAGTCCCTAAATATTCAGCGGCCTCTGTGTTGAAATCCCCAATTCTCTCTCGATTGCAAGTTCCCTCCTCACTTCTTCCTCCAATTCCATCCTCCGCAAAAAATGATCGCAAATCGAATCAcaatctgaaatacaaataatcaacaaaacaacaactctGTAATAGATAATCGAACAAAAGAGGAATTCGAAAAATGTGTGAATACTTGCCTTACCGGATTCGTCGACGGAAATGATAGAACAATAGTAAAACTCCACAGTTGCTGCAGAACTCAACCACCATCAGTGTGAGTGGCAACAGCAAATGTCCATGCCTCCGTTCCAGTCATCGTAAATTCGTGATCACCGACCATTCTCGACAAACCGCTTGTCCTTCCACTTGTCAGCAATAAATAACAAACTTTTCTATATTCCAATCACCGTCACATCATCTCAGCAGCCATATACATCAAGCTAACTGGTGTCTAAATTCAAAAACAAAGCCCATGATGAGGTGTCGTAATTTGCAAGGAAGGCAGCACAAGCACCAAAGCTTGTCTTGTAAAGATGTACCTACGATTACattaacaaataaaatcaaatgaatGTTCAACATATTAGTAAATTGGCTTTTTTTATAAGAACCACCTCGGCATTGTCTTTACCTCAAGGTTTTTTCCAGGCCATGACACTGTCGGATCCACGGACACTAAAGCTGATTCGCATTGCTTTATTTCTCTATGTAAATTTCTTAGAAGCCCCCATTTTGGCTCATTTGTAAGTCCTGATATAATGGTAGAGTTGAACAAACAAACATCAATATATTTAACTATCCCCATTCGAAGCATGTAAACGATTTAAACCTTAATACTGCATATCGTATTCATCGATAGGAGCATCGTAGTCATAGCTTGTGGCCACAATACTTAAAACTATATACCATTTGGTTCTGAGTTGTGTCTTTAGTAAAATGATACACGTGGATTAGATGATCAAATGAAGAAAATAGAAAGAAGcaaataattcaagacaaacaacaCAAACTGACCTTGGTTCCTTCAAACCGACCAATGTGCTCAATCATAGTAAGGGCATCAGCCATTATCTGGACGGGATGCTTGTAGTCTGTCAAACCATTGATCCTCAATGGATCTCTTATACATCTGCAGATACTAACAAATTCCAAAACAAACATACACTAAACAAAACTCaaaaattttaatgaaaaaaatttaaaaaaattaacgtCAAAATCCATAAAAACTATTGATGAAAA
The sequence above is drawn from the Vicia villosa cultivar HV-30 ecotype Madison, WI unplaced genomic scaffold, Vvil1.0 ctg.000015F_1_1_6_unsc, whole genome shotgun sequence genome and encodes:
- the LOC131621962 gene encoding uncharacterized protein LOC131621962, producing MFYNHGFSGYDSIELYVLLQQPNESQVVDPIEVEQAEVDVIDEDEEDPELAFDDMVNDESEEDVEGVIPPISTYTPPSHMSNVDMAGDEPSSDIFHNVCMQSDATLKEKDSFRSKDECMQAIKKFHMLNSMDFKVDRTNAERYKIKCTNTECLFKLTASYRLRSDSWVIGKISQPHTCINSSRSQDHRKLSYDLICQEILPLINNDPSLKVRTIISHITKVYNYTPSYRKAWLAKTKAIEQVYGNWEESYKELPRYLNALCTYAPGTVYEMETLPAYAPNGTLVSGNGIFRRLFWAFQPCIRGFAFCKPIIQIDGTWLYGKYKGTLLMAVAQDGNSNVFPIAFALVDGETGGGWSFFLKNLRTHVAPQAGLCLISDRHASIVSAYNNPDNGWHDPLSTHVFCIRHIVQNFTREIKDRALRKLVMNAGYALTQPSFKHYRREIRLSNPDAGTWIDNIPVEKWTRSYDNGHRWGHMTTNLVESMNGVFKGIRHLPVTALVKSTYFRMASLFAQRGERWDAVLRAGQLWSECCTRFIKAEGAKANTHMVTRFDRHNQNFMVRETIDHGEGLPRQEYRVLLEERWCDCGKFQAFRMPCSHVIATCAHSHLDALALLSPIYKFETLLHVYNNGFAVVAKEDYWPAYEGEIVWHNDQMRRNKKGRPKSKRITTEMDELNKLERKCGLCRQVGHNKKNCPNHASGS